The Cellulosimicrobium cellulans genome contains the following window.
AGGCTGCCCGGCTCGAGGTCGAGGTCGACGTGGTCGACCGCGACGAGCCGCTCGCGCTGCCCGAGCGGGAAGGACCGGACCACCTGCGCGAGGCGGACGTGGGCGCCGCGGGCCGGGTCCGCCGCCTCCGACGGGCGGGCCGGGCCGCCCGTCGGGGCCGTGCGGTCTGCGCGGTGCGCGCGCGTGGTCGTGCGTTCGGTCGACATGCTGGTCGGTCTCCTCCTACGACGGGTAGCCGAGCGACGCCGCGATGCGGCGCAGCCGGGACCCTGGTTCGATGCCGAGCTCGCGGCCGTAGACCTCGCGGCAGCGGCGGTACGTGGCGATGGCCTCCGACGGCCGGTCCGTGCGGATCAGCGCGACCATGAACAGCTCGTTGAGCCGGTCGCGGAACGGGTGGGCGACGAGCAGCGGGCCCACCTCGTCGAGCACGTCCCGCGACCGGCCGAGCGCGAGCCACAGCTCCGCGTGGTCCTCCAGGACGCGCAGCCGCCGGTCGTCGAGACCCTCGGCCACCGCGCGCAGCGCGGGGGCCGGCACGTCGGCCAGCGCCGGGCCGCGCCACCGCTCGAGCGCGTCGGCGAGGTGTGACTCGGCGGCGTCGGGGTCCTCGGCGCGGCGTGCGGCCTGCGCCGCGACGACGTCCGCCTCGAACCGCCCCAGGTCCGTCGCTGCGGGCTCCAGCCGCAGCAGGTAGCCGGGCGCCGCCGTCACCAGCGCCGCGGTCGGGTCGGGGTGCCCCGCCGCGGCGAGCGCCTTGCGCAGCCCCGACACGTGCCCGTGGATCTTCGTCACGGCGCTCGGCGGCGGGTCGTCGCCCCAGAGGGCGTCGACGAGCGCGCTCACCTGCACCACGCGGCCCTTGCCGAGCACGAGCGCGGCCAGCAGCGCGCGCCGACCCGGTCCGCCGAGCTGGACGTCCTGGTCCCCGACCCGGGCCCGCAGGGGGCCGAGGACGTCGACGGTCAGGCTCACGACGCCTCCCCCGCCGTCGCGGCGACGTGCTCGCGGTAGCCCTCCGCCTGGGACCGGAACAGCGCGGCGTACTCGCCGTCGTGCGCCATGAGCGCGTCGTGGGTGCCGCTCTCCAGCACGGCGCCCCGCTCCAGGACGACG
Protein-coding sequences here:
- a CDS encoding AfsR/SARP family transcriptional regulator, producing the protein MSLTVDVLGPLRARVGDQDVQLGGPGRRALLAALVLGKGRVVQVSALVDALWGDDPPPSAVTKIHGHVSGLRKALAAAGHPDPTAALVTAAPGYLLRLEPAATDLGRFEADVVAAQAARRAEDPDAAESHLADALERWRGPALADVPAPALRAVAEGLDDRRLRVLEDHAELWLALGRSRDVLDEVGPLLVAHPFRDRLNELFMVALIRTDRPSEAIATYRRCREVYGRELGIEPGSRLRRIAASLGYPS